The genomic stretch CTCCTCCGGCATGACCTATACCATGGGCATGGCCCTGGCCACCACGGGCGCCCTCTTCCCCCTCTTCTCGCCCGTCCTCGGCTGGCTCGGCGTCTTCATCACCGGTTCTGACACCTCGGCCAACGCCGTCTTCGGCAAACTGCAAGGCATCACGGCGGACACGATCGGTGTCGATCCCGTCCTGACCGTCGCCGCCAACTCCTCCGGCGGCGTCACCGGCAAGATGATCTCGCCCCAATCCATCGCCGTCGCCACCGCCGCCACCGGCCTGGTCGGCAAGGAATCGGATCTGTTCCGCTTCACTGTCAAGCACTCCCTGTTCTTCCTTGCGATCGTCATGGTCATCACCTACGCCCAAGCGACCGTCCTGAAGTGGATGATCCCTGTCTACCAGAAGGGCGCCGCCGCTGCCGCTGCTGCCGCCAACTTGGCCCAGCTGCATTCTGAAGGCTATATGCTGCTCGGCATCACCGCCGTCATCGTCGCCATCCTCGGCTTCTCCGTCATGGGTCAAACCGAAAGCAAAGGCGCTTATTCGAAGCGGTAAGCGACCGAACGGAACCATCAGTCAGTAACCAAACCGAGTCTTGAAACGCATCCTCTACCCCGTGCTTGACGGCGCGGGGTCTTTTTTTCCCCACCCATGTCCCCCCTTGCCGCCCTGGAGAATACAAGGTAGTATATAAAGGAAAACAGATACCCCACGGGGTATGCTCGAAAGACCCACAAAAAACATAGAAAGGATCATTGCCGATGACAAAAACGATGACAAAGTGGTCGCGGTGGTGCTTTGTCCCTTTGTTGGCCCTTTCGCTCACAACCGCCGGTTGTGTCTCTTCAAACACCGGCGCCGGTGCTTTGGAGCAGCCTCCGAGATCAACAAATACCTCGAATGAGGCGGCAAAAGAACGGCTCAAGGCGCCCGACTTCAAGCTGATGTCGCTCTACGGCAAGGAGGAGTCCCTCTCGGCCTATCAAGGCAAGCCGGTGGTGGTGAACTTCTGGGCCTCCTGGTGCGCGCCCTGCCGCAACGAGATGCCTGACCTGAACGAATTCGCGAAAGAATATGAGGGCAAAGTGGTCGTGTTGGGCGTCAACCTCACCTTCAACGATAAGGAAAAGGATGTCCGGAATCTGGTTCAAAAACTGGATATCAAATTCCCCATCCTCCTCGACAACGACCCGAACAACTCAGCCGCCGAGGCGTATCGGATCCAACCGATCCCGGCCACTTTCTTTATCGATAAGAACGGAAATATAGCCGATGTGCTCATCGGCGCGGCCCGGAGCAAGAACGATTTTATCAAACGGGTGGAGCCGCTGCTGGAATAGGTGCGATGTTTATAGGCCCACCGGCAGGGCCTCGCACAAAGTCCCATCAGGAGGCTGTTTTGACAGGGCCGAGCGGCGCGCCGAAAAAAGAGGTTTACCCCGAAAACCGGGATAAACCTCTTTTTCTCATGACACTCGCTTTTTATTTTATGACAGTCAAATCAAGCGAAAGGCTTCTCCCGTTCTTGCAGGGCTGGGCAAAGGAATACGTGGCGACACCCGCCTCTACCCCTTGATGACGCCGCTGTTCTTGTAGGACGCATAGAGCAGCGCCACAGGGTGGACCGTGTCGATCTTGACGTTGGATTGGGCCAATCCGTCTTCAATGGTCATCCGGCAGCCGGGGCAACCGGTGGTGGCCAGCGTAGCGCCGGTGCTGCGGATGTTCTCCGCCTTCTTGGCGGTGATCTGCTTGGACAGGTCGTAGTGGGTCAGACTGAAGGAACCGGCGCCGCCACAGCAGCGGGCCGCGTCTTTCATTTCGACGAAACGGATGCCGGGGATGGCCTTGATGATCTCCCGCGGCTCGGCGGTGACCTTCATGCTCCGAGCCAGGTGGCACGAGTCGTGGTAGGTGACCACATGGTCCACCCTGCCGAGGGGCTTCTGCAGGCCGCCCATCTTGATCACCAGCGGATTCACATCGATCGTCTTTTTCGCCAGTTTTTCCGCCATGGCCTTGTACTTCGGTTCATCCTGGAGCAGATGCGGGTAGTGTTCGGCGAAGGAGCAGACACAGGTGCCGCAGGCGGTGAAGATATAATCGAAGCTGTACTTCTCATCGGCAGCGGTGAAGACGTCCAGGTTGTGGCGGGCCATGTCGCGGCCGATGTTGCGGTCGCCGTTGATGAAGACAGGAGCGCCGCAGCAGTGCTGGGCTTTCGGGATGATCACGTCCACGTCGTTGGCGCGGAGGACCTCCACGATGGCCTTGCAGGTGTCGTTGTAGATCAGGTTGTTGACACAGCCGGTGAAGAAGGCGGCGCGCACCTTCCCTTTGCCGCTGTGGGCCGGGTTGAACTCGTCATACATGTCCCGGGAATGGGTCGTCGCCAGATCAGGGATGACGCGGCGCATGTCCATGCCCATGACAGGCAGGCGCAGGGTCCGTCCTTTGAGGCCTTCTCCGCGCTTCTTCAGAGCCACGCCCTGGAAGTTGGCGCCCAGCTTCAGACCGAAATTGAAGAGGCGCCGCAGCTTGAGGCCGCGGAAGATGGACTGCTTGATCAAGGGCAGGCCGACCTTCTCGGCCAGTTGGGCACGGGCGGCCAGGATGATGTCGACACAGTGGACGCCGCAGGGGCAGTTGGCTTCACAGGCTTTGCAGGTCAGGCAGAGAGCAAACTTGTCCAATACGGCGTGGCTGGGCTGCAGTTTGCCTTCCAGCACGTCGACGGCCAGCCTGATCTTGCCGCGGGCGACGGCGCCTTCATGCATCGTTTCGGCATAGAGCGGGCAAACAGCCTGACAGTTGCCGCACTTCATGCACTGGTTGATCAGTTCCTGCGCTTTTTGCAGGGTTTGCAGATCGGCCATGATTAAGACCTCCCCGCAACCATTTTTCCGGGGTTCAGCAGATAGTCGGGGTCAAGAGCTTCTTTGATGCGGCGCAGCACGTCCACACCGGTGGCGCCCAGTTCCCATTCGAGGTACTTCATCTTGGCCATGCCGATGCCGTGCTCGCCGGAGAGGGTGCCGCCCATGTCGACGGCGACGCGGAAGATCTCGTCGACGGCCTTGTGGACCCGCTTCATCTGCTCGGCATTGCGCTCGTCGCAGAGGATGGTCGGGTGCAGGTTGCCGTCGCCGGCGTGACCGAAGGTGCCGATGAGCAGGTCATATTTCTTGGCGATAGCGCGGATGGCCCGCAACATTTCAGGGATGCGGGAACGGGGCACGGTGGCGTCTTCCAAAACGGTCGTGGGCGATTTGCGGGCCAGGGCAGGCAGAGCGGCGCGGCGGGCAGCCCAGAGCTTTTCCCGTTCAGCATCGTCGCGGGCCACCTGGACCTTGCCGTTGAAGCGCTTGCAGACCTCGACGACGGCTTGCGCTTCTTTTTCTACGACCTCGGCGATGCCGTCGACTTCGATGAGCAGAACGGCTTCGGCGTCGGTGGGCAGGCCCGCTTTGGCGAAGGCTTCCACCGTCTCGATGGTGGTCTTGTCCATGATCTCCAGGGTGGCCGGGATGACTTTGGCGGCGATGATGCCGGCGATGGTCTTGCCGGCGTCATCGAGGTCGCTGAAGATAGCCAGCATGGATTTTTTCGTTTCCGGCGCCGGGATCAGCTTGACGATCAGTTCAGTGATGATGCCCAGGGTGCCTTCCGATCCGGTGAAAAGCTTCACGAGATCATAGGCAGTCACGTTTTTGACGGTCTTGCCGCCGGCGCGGAACTTCTCGCCGTTAGCCAGGACGACTTCCAAGCCCATGATGTAGTGCTTGGTGACGCCGTACTTCAGGCCGCGCAGGCCGCCGGAGCATTCCGCCGTGGAACCGGCCATCGTGGCCGTGGAGACGGTTCCCGGATCAGGCGGGTAGATCAGGCCGTAGGGGGCGACAGCCGCGTTCAGCGAGGCGATGATCACGCCCGGCTGGACGGTGGCGGTCAGGTTTTCGGCGTCGATCTCCAGGATCTTGTTCATCCTTTGAAAGGTCACGACGAGGCCGCCCTTGATGGGGATGGTGCCGCCGGAGAGGTTGGTGCCGGCACCGCGGGGGTAGACAGGGATCTTGTACTTGCTGGCGATGCGCATGATCGCCTGCACCTCTTCGGTGGTTTCAGGCATGATGACAGCGTCGGGACGTTTGGACGGCGCGTCCGCCGTGCCGTCAAAGGAGTAGCAGGCCAGATCTTCCACGGCGGTCAAAAGGCGCTCTTTGCCGAGCAGCGCTTCCACTTCCCGGATGGCTTGTTGTACAGACATAAATGAATCCTCCTCTTTCTTTACCCTTTGCGCAGTGCTTCCGCCAGAACCTCGGCGGTATGTCGGATCTTCACGGAACTGCGGCGTTTATCTAAACCACCGGAGATCTGCATCACGCAGCCGGGGCAGTCCACACAGACAAGCTCGCTTCCGGTGGCGGCGATGTTGTCGAGCTTCTTCTGCAGGATCGGGGCGGAGATTTCGGGGAACTTGACCAAGTAAGAACCAGCCATGCCGCAGCACTGATCGGAATCTTTCATCTCGACAAGCTCCATGCCGGCTACTTCGGTGAGCAGCTTGCGGGGAACGTCGGACAGGTGCAGGTGGCGGCGATAATGGCAGGAATCATGGTAGGTGAATTTGCCTTTGAGGCTCTTCTTCTTGCCGGGGGCTTTGACACCCAGTTCCTCAGCAAGGGCGGAGAAGTCGCGAACCTTAGCGGCCACCTTCTTGGCACGGTCATGCCAAGCGGGATCGTCTTTGAGGACCTCGACGACATCTTCCAGTAGGGCGACGGTGCAGGTCGGGCAGGCGGAGACGATATAGTCAGGGTTGCCCTCTTCCATGGCGGCGACGTTCTGCTTGGCCAGGCGGATCTGGGAGTCCCTGTCGCCCATATACTTGGCCGGGGCGCCGCAGCAAGCCTGTTCCCAGGGGAAGTAGACTTCGCAGCCGGCCTGTTCGAGCACGTCGTAGACAGCCGTGCCGATGTGGGGGTAGCAGAAGTCGATGAGGCAGCCGGCGTAGAAGTTGACCCGTTTTTTCTTGCCCCTGTTCTTCTTCTCCCGCTCCTTGGCGATGTCGCGAAAGGGCTTCGGCGCCACAGCCGGCAGGCTTCGCTCCTTCGTCAATTCGGAGAAGAAAAAGGGCAGGTGGCGGATGAAGGGCTTGCCGCCGGTCAGGGGCAACTGACCGACAGAGGCGACGCGGAGCAAGCTGTGCATCAGCTTCCGGTTAGCGACGACGTTAAAGATGGCCTTGGGGATCAGGCCGATGCCTTTTTTCTCGGCCATACGACGGCGCATCTCCAGAATCAGATCGGGAATGGGAATCTTGCCGGGGCAGACCTCGGTGCAACGGCCGCAGCCGAGACAGAGGTTTTGCGGCTTTTCGGCGTCAGTGGGATCGTTGAAGAAGAAGGTCAAGATGGCGCCGATGCCGCCGGCGTAGATATGGCCGTAGACGTGGCCGCCGACCATCTGGTAAGCCGGGCAGACGTTCAGGCAGGAGGCGCAGCGGATGCACTGCCAGGCCTGTTTGAACTTGGGATCCTTCAGCATGTCGCTGCGGCCGTTGTCCATGAGGACGATGTGCAGCTCCTTGTCTTGAACCTGGCCGTCTACCTCGGTGGGGGTGACGCCGGTGACCATGGTGACATAGCTGGTGATCAGCTGACCGGTGGCGCTCTTCGGCAGGGCCTTGATGATGTTGGCCGCTTCCTTGAAGTCCTTGATCACCTTTTCGATGCCGACGAGGGCGACGTGGACGCGAGGCAGGGTGGTTGTCAAGCGGGCGTTGCCCTCGTTAGTGACGGTGGCGATGGTGCCCGTCTCGGCGACGGCGAAGTTGGCGCCCGAGATGCCCATGTCAGCTTCGATGAACTTGGTCCGCAGCTCTGCGCGGGCCTTTTGCACCATGAGCGGGATATCGGGGGGGATGTCCGATTTCAATTCCTTGCTGAAGTAACCGGCCACCTGCTCTTTGGAGAGATGGATGGCAGGCATGACCATGTGGCTCGGCTTCTGGCCGGCCAGCTGGATGATCCATTCACCCAGGTCGGTCTCGTTGACGATCAGGCCGGCTTTTTTCAGGTGGTCGTTCAGATGGATCTCTTCGGAAGCCATGGACTTGGATTTGACAATCTTTTTGACTTTTTTCTCAATGGCCAAGTTGGCGATATAGCGGTTGGCGTCTTCGGCCGTTTTGGCGAAGTAGACCTTGGCGCCCCGCTTGGTGGCGTTCTCGGTGAAGAGCTTGATCAGTTGGTCCAGGTTTTCGCCGTTCTTCGCCTTGGCGCAGGCGATCTCGTTGCGCAACGCTTCGATGTCCACGCCCTGGTAGGCGTTTTTGCGGGCTGTCGGGTAGGCGTCGGCGAAGCGGCTGAGAGCGCCTCGCATGACCTGGTCGTTCAGGGCCTTTTGAATCGACGCTTTGAAGTCCTCGTTGTGCTGCTCGTTGGACATTCCTTTTACACCCCTTCGTCGACGACAATCACGATCAGTTTGCTGGGTCCATGGACGCCGATGGTGAGCACCCGCTCGATATCGGCCGTCCGGCTCGGGCCGGAGATGAAGGACATGTAGCCGGGAACGGCGCCGAAGTCTTTGACGACCGTTTCCAGCGCCTCGGCGACGGTCGGGAGAATCTTATTAAACGGGACGACAGCGATATGAGTCGGCGGCAGCATGGTCACAGCGCGGCCCAAGGGATCTGTTTCGGGATGAAAGATTGATCCTGTCTCTGCAACCGCA from Heliomicrobium modesticaldum Ice1 encodes the following:
- a CDS encoding TlpA family protein disulfide reductase, giving the protein MTKTMTKWSRWCFVPLLALSLTTAGCVSSNTGAGALEQPPRSTNTSNEAAKERLKAPDFKLMSLYGKEESLSAYQGKPVVVNFWASWCAPCRNEMPDLNEFAKEYEGKVVVLGVNLTFNDKEKDVRNLVQKLDIKFPILLDNDPNNSAAEAYRIQPIPATFFIDKNGNIADVLIGAARSKNDFIKRVEPLLE
- a CDS encoding (Fe-S)-binding protein — translated: MADLQTLQKAQELINQCMKCGNCQAVCPLYAETMHEGAVARGKIRLAVDVLEGKLQPSHAVLDKFALCLTCKACEANCPCGVHCVDIILAARAQLAEKVGLPLIKQSIFRGLKLRRLFNFGLKLGANFQGVALKKRGEGLKGRTLRLPVMGMDMRRVIPDLATTHSRDMYDEFNPAHSGKGKVRAAFFTGCVNNLIYNDTCKAIVEVLRANDVDVIIPKAQHCCGAPVFINGDRNIGRDMARHNLDVFTAADEKYSFDYIFTACGTCVCSFAEHYPHLLQDEPKYKAMAEKLAKKTIDVNPLVIKMGGLQKPLGRVDHVVTYHDSCHLARSMKVTAEPREIIKAIPGIRFVEMKDAARCCGGAGSFSLTHYDLSKQITAKKAENIRSTGATLATTGCPGCRMTIEDGLAQSNVKIDTVHPVALLYASYKNSGVIKG
- a CDS encoding FAD-binding oxidoreductase; translation: MSVQQAIREVEALLGKERLLTAVEDLACYSFDGTADAPSKRPDAVIMPETTEEVQAIMRIASKYKIPVYPRGAGTNLSGGTIPIKGGLVVTFQRMNKILEIDAENLTATVQPGVIIASLNAAVAPYGLIYPPDPGTVSTATMAGSTAECSGGLRGLKYGVTKHYIMGLEVVLANGEKFRAGGKTVKNVTAYDLVKLFTGSEGTLGIITELIVKLIPAPETKKSMLAIFSDLDDAGKTIAGIIAAKVIPATLEIMDKTTIETVEAFAKAGLPTDAEAVLLIEVDGIAEVVEKEAQAVVEVCKRFNGKVQVARDDAEREKLWAARRAALPALARKSPTTVLEDATVPRSRIPEMLRAIRAIAKKYDLLIGTFGHAGDGNLHPTILCDERNAEQMKRVHKAVDEIFRVAVDMGGTLSGEHGIGMAKMKYLEWELGATGVDVLRRIKEALDPDYLLNPGKMVAGRS
- the ldhH gene encoding L-lactate dehydrogenase (quinone) large subunit LdhH translates to MSNEQHNEDFKASIQKALNDQVMRGALSRFADAYPTARKNAYQGVDIEALRNEIACAKAKNGENLDQLIKLFTENATKRGAKVYFAKTAEDANRYIANLAIEKKVKKIVKSKSMASEEIHLNDHLKKAGLIVNETDLGEWIIQLAGQKPSHMVMPAIHLSKEQVAGYFSKELKSDIPPDIPLMVQKARAELRTKFIEADMGISGANFAVAETGTIATVTNEGNARLTTTLPRVHVALVGIEKVIKDFKEAANIIKALPKSATGQLITSYVTMVTGVTPTEVDGQVQDKELHIVLMDNGRSDMLKDPKFKQAWQCIRCASCLNVCPAYQMVGGHVYGHIYAGGIGAILTFFFNDPTDAEKPQNLCLGCGRCTEVCPGKIPIPDLILEMRRRMAEKKGIGLIPKAIFNVVANRKLMHSLLRVASVGQLPLTGGKPFIRHLPFFFSELTKERSLPAVAPKPFRDIAKEREKKNRGKKKRVNFYAGCLIDFCYPHIGTAVYDVLEQAGCEVYFPWEQACCGAPAKYMGDRDSQIRLAKQNVAAMEEGNPDYIVSACPTCTVALLEDVVEVLKDDPAWHDRAKKVAAKVRDFSALAEELGVKAPGKKKSLKGKFTYHDSCHYRRHLHLSDVPRKLLTEVAGMELVEMKDSDQCCGMAGSYLVKFPEISAPILQKKLDNIAATGSELVCVDCPGCVMQISGGLDKRRSSVKIRHTAEVLAEALRKG
- a CDS encoding LutC/YkgG family protein translates to MSSEKLFSVFKEKAGVMSAQVHRVGTWAQAGDLIAEQVKALKAQRVHLFPTPQLEKTNCRAALAKTGVTISEKLDRHELDIADVGITFVPYAVAETGSIFHPETDPLGRAVTMLPPTHIAVVPFNKILPTVAEALETVVKDFGAVPGYMSFISGPSRTADIERVLTIGVHGPSKLIVIVVDEGV